Proteins from one Alysiella filiformis genomic window:
- the ccoS gene encoding cbb3-type cytochrome oxidase assembly protein CcoS, with amino-acid sequence MESLYILIPISIVLALAIGYFFWWSGKNGQFDDLEGPAQRILMDDDDTSHTKESQK; translated from the coding sequence ATGGAAAGTTTATACATTTTGATTCCCATCAGCATCGTGTTGGCTTTGGCGATAGGCTATTTTTTTTGGTGGTCGGGCAAAAATGGGCAGTTTGACGATTTGGAAGGCCCTGCCCAACGCATTTTAATGGACGATGACGACACTTCTCACACGAAAGAATCCCAAAAATGA
- the acpS gene encoding holo-ACP synthase, which produces MIYGIGNDILSIKRIEELYKKYGEALPRRILSRIEILEFEQFAHQQINAVRFLAKRFAAKEALSKAVGTGFREPVSLHNISIGHNDLGKPEFLFESALQNWLAEHRIGKIHLSLSDEQDYVAAMVVAQIT; this is translated from the coding sequence ATGATTTACGGAATCGGCAACGACATTTTGTCCATCAAACGCATAGAAGAATTGTACAAAAAATACGGCGAAGCCCTGCCACGCCGCATTTTAAGCCGCATTGAAATTTTGGAATTTGAACAATTTGCCCATCAACAAATCAACGCAGTGCGCTTTTTGGCAAAACGCTTTGCCGCCAAAGAAGCCCTGTCCAAAGCCGTAGGCACAGGCTTTCGTGAACCCGTGAGCTTGCACAACATCAGCATTGGACACAACGATTTGGGCAAACCCGAATTTTTGTTTGAAAGCGCATTGCAAAACTGGCTGGCTGAACATCGCATTGGCAAAATCCATTTGAGTTTGAGCGATGAACAAGATTATGTTGCCGCCATGGTGGTGGCACAAATTACTTGA
- the pdxJ gene encoding pyridoxine 5'-phosphate synthase, which produces MLLGVNIDHVATLRNARGTTYPSPIEAALLAETHGADLITLHLREDRRHIKDADVFAIKNAIKTRMNLEMAMTEEMLANAIKVLPADVCLVPEKREEITTEGGLDVLNQQDKVAHYVETLHHAGVRVSLFIAADVQQIQAAYDVGARVIELHTGTYADAPIHHQNQEWQRIRAAAEFAHKLGMTVNAGHGLTIQNVAPIAQIPQIVELNIGHSLIAQAVFLGLPEAIRQMKEAMYRARSLM; this is translated from the coding sequence ATGTTATTAGGCGTGAACATCGACCACGTTGCCACCTTACGCAATGCACGCGGCACCACTTACCCCAGCCCCATTGAAGCAGCCCTGCTTGCCGAAACCCACGGCGCAGATTTGATTACCCTGCATTTGCGCGAAGACCGCCGCCACATCAAAGACGCAGACGTGTTCGCCATCAAAAACGCCATCAAAACACGCATGAATTTGGAAATGGCAATGACCGAAGAAATGCTCGCCAACGCCATTAAAGTGCTGCCCGCAGACGTGTGCCTTGTGCCAGAAAAACGCGAAGAAATCACCACCGAAGGCGGCTTGGACGTTTTAAATCAACAAGATAAAGTGGCGCATTATGTGGAAACCTTGCACCACGCAGGGGTGCGCGTGTCGCTGTTTATTGCTGCCGATGTGCAGCAAATTCAGGCAGCCTACGATGTGGGCGCGCGCGTGATTGAATTGCACACAGGCACTTATGCCGATGCCCCCATTCATCATCAAAATCAAGAATGGCAACGCATTCGCGCCGCCGCCGAATTTGCCCACAAACTCGGCATGACCGTCAATGCAGGACACGGCTTAACCATACAAAACGTTGCCCCCATTGCCCAAATTCCGCAAATTGTGGAGCTGAACATTGGGCATTCGCTGATTGCCCAAGCCGTGTTTTTGGGTCTGCCCGAAGCCATACGCCAAATGAAAGAAGCCATGTATCGGGCGCGCAGCTTGATGTGA
- the recR gene encoding recombination mediator RecR: MSNKKIDAYANLIKHLQILPNVGVKTAQRMAHTLLQHNRQGAADLVQAIELALKQVNHCQMCNTFCEDALCGICTNVQRDPTRLMIVHMPADVAAMEAARCHDGLYFVLMGYVNPTQNMDLSQIALEKLVARLSDSPVQEIIIATAFTAEGDATAYILSELLKQQPYKVSRLARGMPLGSELEYVDAGTLAQAVYQRNLLQEHS; the protein is encoded by the coding sequence ATGTCCAACAAAAAAATCGATGCTTATGCCAATCTCATCAAACATTTGCAAATTTTGCCCAATGTGGGCGTGAAAACCGCACAACGCATGGCGCACACATTGCTGCAACACAATCGTCAAGGGGCAGCAGATTTGGTGCAAGCCATTGAATTGGCATTAAAACAGGTCAATCATTGTCAAATGTGCAATACCTTTTGTGAAGACGCATTGTGTGGCATTTGCACCAATGTGCAACGCGACCCCACGCGCTTGATGATTGTGCATATGCCTGCCGATGTGGCAGCAATGGAGGCGGCGCGCTGTCATGATGGCTTGTATTTTGTGTTGATGGGGTATGTGAATCCCACGCAAAACATGGATTTATCACAAATTGCCTTGGAAAAACTGGTGGCGCGGCTTTCAGACAGCCCCGTTCAAGAAATCATCATCGCCACCGCATTCACGGCAGAGGGCGATGCCACCGCCTACATTTTGTCGGAATTGCTCAAACAGCAGCCGTATAAAGTGAGCCGTTTGGCGCGAGGTATGCCACTTGGCAGCGAGTTGGAGTATGTGGACGCTGGCACTTTGGCGCAAGCCGTGTATCAGCGCAATTTGTTACAGGAGCATTCATGA
- the argH gene encoding argininosuccinate lyase, with the protein MSNKTWSGRFNEPVSELVKQYTGSIDFDKRLAKWDIQGSLAHAQMLHEAGVLSAQDLADIQRGMAEIQAEVDSGSLKWSLDLEDVHMNIERRLTDKIGDAGKRLHTGRSRNDQVATDIRLWLRDEISTIRFLIKDLQSALLELASNNVHTVMPGFTHLQVAQPVSFAHHLLAYVEMLGRDDERMADCRKRVNRMPLGAAALAGTTFPIQRETTAKLLDFEQICQNSLDAVSDRDFAIEFTAAASLLMVHLSRLSEELIIWMSPRFAFIDIADRFCTGSSIMPQKKNPDVPELVRGKSGRVVGHLTGLILLMKSQPLAYNKDNQEDKEPLFDTVDTVIDTLRIYADMMRGITVKPENMRAAVLQGFATATDLADYLVKKGVPFRDSHEVVAQAVRHAETQQCDLADLPLSVLQGFSALIENDVYDILTPEGSLNARNHVGGTAPEQVKLQIARWQKLLAE; encoded by the coding sequence ATGAGTAATAAAACTTGGTCGGGGCGTTTCAACGAACCCGTGTCGGAATTGGTCAAACAATACACAGGCTCGATTGATTTTGACAAACGCTTGGCAAAATGGGACATTCAAGGCTCGCTGGCACACGCGCAAATGTTGCACGAAGCGGGCGTGTTGTCGGCACAAGATTTGGCGGATATTCAACGCGGCATGGCGGAAATTCAGGCGGAAGTGGATTCAGGCAGCCTGAAATGGTCGCTGGATTTGGAAGACGTACACATGAATATTGAACGTCGCTTAACCGACAAAATCGGCGACGCGGGCAAGCGTTTGCACACAGGACGCAGCCGCAACGACCAAGTGGCAACCGATATTCGCCTGTGGTTGCGCGATGAAATCAGCACCATTCGTTTTTTAATCAAAGATTTACAGTCAGCATTACTGGAATTGGCAAGCAACAATGTGCACACGGTTATGCCGGGTTTTACCCATTTGCAGGTGGCACAACCTGTGAGTTTCGCTCATCATCTGCTGGCGTATGTGGAAATGCTGGGACGCGATGATGAACGCATGGCAGATTGCCGCAAGCGCGTGAACCGAATGCCTTTGGGTGCGGCGGCGTTGGCAGGCACCACTTTCCCAATCCAACGCGAAACCACCGCAAAACTGCTTGATTTTGAACAAATTTGCCAAAATTCACTGGACGCGGTTTCCGACCGCGATTTTGCGATTGAATTTACCGCCGCCGCCAGCTTGCTGATGGTGCATTTGAGCCGTTTGAGCGAAGAATTGATTATTTGGATGTCGCCACGTTTTGCGTTTATTGATATTGCCGACCGTTTTTGTACGGGGTCGTCCATCATGCCGCAAAAGAAAAACCCTGATGTACCAGAGTTAGTGCGCGGCAAATCGGGGCGCGTGGTGGGTCATTTAACAGGCTTGATTTTGTTGATGAAATCGCAACCTTTGGCGTACAACAAAGACAATCAGGAAGACAAAGAACCTTTGTTTGACACGGTGGACACCGTGATTGACACGCTGCGGATTTATGCCGACATGATGCGCGGCATTACCGTGAAACCCGAAAACATGAGAGCAGCCGTGTTGCAAGGCTTTGCGACCGCCACCGATTTGGCGGATTACCTTGTGAAAAAAGGTGTGCCGTTCCGCGACAGCCACGAAGTTGTGGCGCAAGCCGTGCGCCATGCCGAAACGCAACAATGTGATTTGGCGGATTTGCCTTTGAGCGTATTGCAAGGGTTCAGTGCTTTGATTGAAAACGATGTTTACGACATTCTCACGCCCGAAGGCAGCCTGAATGCGCGTAACCACGTTGGCGGTACTGCACCCGAGCAAGTGAAGTTGCAAATTGCGCGTTGGCAAAAATTGTTGGCGGAATGA
- the rpe gene encoding ribulose-phosphate 3-epimerase, whose amino-acid sequence MNPTFHIAPSILSADFARLGEEVSRVVQAGADYIHFDVMDNHYVPNLTFGSMVCQAIKPYAGNALMDVHLMVEPVDDLIQAFIGAGADIITFHPEASRHIDRSLSLIKAAGKRAGLVLNPATPAYVLENVLDKLDMVLLMSVNPGFGGQSFIPQTLNKIKQVRAMLDAYAQHNGRHIRLEVDGGVKVDNIAQIAAAGADTFVAGSAIFSQPDYAAVIAAMRDELAKVA is encoded by the coding sequence ATGAATCCCACATTTCACATTGCCCCCAGCATTTTGTCGGCAGATTTTGCCCGTTTGGGCGAGGAAGTGAGCCGCGTGGTTCAGGCAGGCGCAGATTACATTCATTTTGATGTGATGGACAACCATTATGTACCCAATTTGACTTTTGGTTCAATGGTTTGTCAAGCCATCAAGCCCTATGCAGGCAATGCGCTCATGGACGTGCATTTGATGGTTGAACCCGTTGATGATTTGATTCAAGCCTTTATTGGTGCAGGTGCCGACATCATCACGTTTCACCCCGAAGCCTCGCGCCACATTGACCGCAGCTTGTCGCTCATCAAAGCGGCGGGCAAACGGGCGGGTTTGGTGTTGAATCCCGCCACGCCAGCCTATGTGCTTGAAAATGTATTGGATAAATTGGACATGGTTTTGCTCATGTCGGTAAACCCTGGTTTTGGTGGACAAAGTTTTATTCCACAAACCCTGAATAAAATCAAGCAAGTTCGCGCCATGTTGGACGCATACGCACAACACAACGGCAGGCACATACGCTTGGAAGTGGACGGCGGCGTGAAAGTGGACAACATCGCCCAAATCGCCGCAGCAGGGGCAGACACTTTTGTGGCGGGTTCAGCCATTTTCAGCCAGCCTGACTATGCTGCCGTGATTGCCGCCATGCGCGATGAATTGGCAAAAGTGGCGTAA
- a CDS encoding acetyl-CoA carboxylase carboxyltransferase subunit alpha, which translates to MKPFFLNFEQPIAELNQKIEELRFVQGDSAVDISKEIAQLQKKSDDLTKSIYSKLTPAQISQVSRHPQRPYTLDYISALCTDFQELHGDRHFADDDAIVGGLARFNGQSVVVIGHQKGRDTREKIRRNFGMPRPEGYRKALRLMHMAEKFKLPVLTFVDTPGAYPGIGAEERNQSEAIGKNLYELTKLRVPVICTIIGEGGSGGALAIAVGDYVNMLQYATYSVISPEGCASILWKTAEKAADAAAALGITADRLLKLNLIDRIIEEPVGGAHRDYPELMKRVKIVIEDQLREAQDLSTDELLNRRFERIMDYGQFLDK; encoded by the coding sequence ATGAAACCTTTTTTCTTAAATTTTGAACAACCGATTGCCGAACTCAACCAAAAAATTGAAGAATTGCGCTTTGTGCAAGGCGATTCTGCGGTGGACATTTCCAAAGAAATCGCCCAATTACAGAAAAAAAGCGATGATTTGACCAAATCCATTTACAGCAAACTCACGCCAGCACAAATTTCGCAAGTGTCGCGCCACCCACAGCGTCCCTACACTTTGGATTACATCAGTGCATTGTGTACCGATTTTCAAGAATTGCACGGCGACCGCCATTTTGCCGATGACGATGCCATTGTGGGCGGCTTGGCGCGATTCAATGGGCAAAGCGTGGTGGTGATTGGGCATCAAAAAGGGCGCGATACCAGAGAAAAAATCCGCCGTAATTTTGGTATGCCGCGCCCCGAAGGTTATCGCAAAGCCCTGCGTTTGATGCACATGGCGGAAAAATTCAAGCTGCCCGTTCTCACTTTTGTGGATACCCCTGGTGCTTACCCTGGCATTGGCGCGGAAGAGCGCAATCAGTCGGAAGCCATCGGCAAAAATCTGTATGAATTGACCAAATTGCGCGTGCCTGTGATTTGCACGATTATTGGCGAAGGCGGTTCGGGTGGTGCTTTGGCAATCGCGGTGGGCGATTATGTGAACATGTTGCAATACGCCACCTATTCGGTGATTTCGCCCGAAGGCTGCGCGTCCATTTTGTGGAAAACCGCCGAAAAAGCCGCCGATGCCGCCGCCGCATTGGGCATTACCGCCGACCGTTTGCTCAAATTGAATTTGATTGACCGCATCATTGAAGAACCCGTTGGTGGCGCACACCGCGATTATCCCGAATTGATGAAGCGCGTCAAAATCGTGATTGAAGACCAGTTGCGCGAAGCACAAGATTTGTCCACCGATGAATTGCTCAATCGCCGCTTTGAGCGCATTATGGATTATGGGCAATTTTTGGATAAATGA
- a CDS encoding HLGFF motif protein gives MHTFSLHTHDDEHIGFVAMLPDDEAQSGQLAIRLLSELPPHLGNVLGDLPHLAQQTDLHWHIDGDKVWVNDADGQNWGSIQQEIFRVGKQYFILNDLTGAI, from the coding sequence ATGCACACATTCAGTTTACACACCCACGATGATGAACACATCGGTTTTGTGGCAATGCTGCCTGATGATGAGGCGCAATCGGGGCAACTTGCCATACGTTTGCTGTCTGAATTGCCGCCGCATTTGGGCAATGTTTTGGGCGATTTGCCCCATTTGGCGCAACAAACCGACTTGCATTGGCACATTGATGGCGACAAAGTGTGGGTAAACGATGCCGATGGGCAAAATTGGGGCAGCATTCAGCAAGAAATTTTTCGCGTTGGCAAACAATATTTTATTTTGAACGATTTAACGGGCGCAATTTAA
- a CDS encoding D-alanyl-D-alanine carboxypeptidase family protein gives MSALSMMFSTVAHANDDTLGAFLEQNFPAIHAADTSDDPIRAFANQLPQQNVAFQPAVSNAPFNTYGASSYAYGPLLNAQSALIMNANTGKVLYQKNMDSVRSIASISKLMSAMVLLDANLNMNEPITITEAEIDRLKGTGSRLSIGTTLTRGELLHISLMSSENRATHALGRTYPGGMGAFVAAMNAKAQSLGMNSTRFYEPTGLDPRNVSTARDLSVMVRAASNYATIRSLSTSNYGSVYTSNGRLQSYKNTNSLVREGVWDITLQKTGYIREAGRSMVVQANLDNQPMIIVVLGASTTSNRVSDAHRLSSVIRQTPL, from the coding sequence ATGAGCGCATTGAGCATGATGTTTTCCACCGTTGCCCACGCCAACGATGACACTTTGGGCGCGTTTTTGGAGCAGAATTTCCCTGCCATTCATGCTGCCGATACCAGCGATGACCCCATTCGCGCCTTTGCCAATCAATTACCACAGCAAAATGTGGCTTTTCAGCCAGCCGTGTCCAATGCACCGTTTAACACTTATGGTGCGTCATCTTATGCCTACGGTCCTTTGTTGAATGCCCAATCGGCTTTGATTATGAATGCCAACACGGGCAAAGTGTTGTATCAAAAAAACATGGACAGCGTGCGTTCCATCGCGTCCATTTCCAAATTGATGTCGGCAATGGTCTTGCTTGATGCCAATTTGAACATGAATGAACCCATTACCATTACCGAAGCCGAAATTGACCGCTTGAAAGGCACAGGCAGCCGTTTGTCTATTGGCACCACTTTAACGCGCGGCGAATTGTTGCACATCAGCTTGATGAGCAGCGAAAACCGTGCCACCCATGCTTTGGGGCGCACCTACCCTGGTGGCATGGGTGCATTTGTGGCGGCAATGAATGCCAAAGCGCAAAGTTTGGGCATGAACAGCACCCGTTTTTATGAACCCACAGGTCTTGACCCACGCAATGTTTCCACCGCGCGTGATTTGAGCGTGATGGTGCGCGCGGCAAGCAATTATGCCACCATTCGCAGTTTGAGTACGTCCAATTATGGTTCTGTGTACACCAGCAATGGCAGATTGCAATCGTACAAAAACACCAATTCTTTGGTGCGCGAAGGGGTGTGGGACATCACTTTGCAAAAAACGGGTTACATTCGTGAGGCGGGTCGTTCTATGGTGGTTCAGGCGAATTTGGACAATCAACCGATGATTATTGTGGTTTTGGGGGCATCTACCACGTCAAATCGTGTGAGCGATGCTCATCGTTTGAGCAGCGTGATTCGCCAAACGCCATTGTAA
- a CDS encoding adenine phosphoribosyltransferase has product MKFHPEIMTVDALAEKIRKIPNWPQDGILFHDITPVLQSPEYFRLLVDLLTYRYMGQQIDAVAGLDARGFIIGAALAYQLNVGFVPIRKKGKLPYETISQSYALEYGEATVEIHKDAIKTGARVLLVDDLVATGGTMLAGVELIRRLGGNVVEACAILEFTDLSGAQKIRDNHVPLFTLLQNEGCL; this is encoded by the coding sequence ATGAAATTTCACCCCGAAATCATGACCGTGGACGCATTGGCGGAAAAAATCCGCAAAATCCCAAATTGGCCACAAGACGGCATTTTGTTTCACGACATCACGCCCGTGTTGCAAAGCCCCGAATATTTCCGCTTGTTGGTGGATTTGCTCACCTATCGCTATATGGGTCAGCAAATTGACGCGGTGGCAGGTTTGGACGCGCGTGGTTTCATCATCGGTGCGGCATTGGCGTATCAACTGAATGTGGGCTTTGTGCCGATTCGCAAAAAAGGCAAATTGCCCTACGAAACCATCTCGCAAAGCTATGCGCTGGAATATGGCGAAGCCACGGTTGAAATCCACAAAGACGCGATTAAAACAGGGGCGCGTGTGTTGTTGGTGGACGATTTGGTGGCAACAGGTGGCACAATGCTTGCTGGTGTGGAATTGATTCGCCGTTTGGGTGGCAATGTGGTGGAGGCGTGTGCGATTTTGGAGTTTACCGATTTGTCGGGCGCGCAAAAAATCCGCGACAATCATGTGCCATTGTTCACTCTGCTGCAAAACGAAGGCTGCCTGTAA
- a CDS encoding recombination-associated protein RdgC, whose amino-acid sequence MWFKQMTFYPIATQKLPEWDKLAEKLNNLPFVPVTGLDWFSEGFAPPHAFSPELVFVADKTWSVALKKSEKVLPAAVVRDILAERVAEIAENEGRTLGRKEKLVLKENIIDELLPRAFTRNSHVQAICAMEYGFFLVNQANARKSENLVSKLREALGGLDVRLPHTQQSPSSLMTDWLLRGQCDGGFELGDSCELKGSGEAAPVIKINKQDLAADEVIQHIKKGKTVTQLGLVWREQIAFVLADNFTFKRMQYLDVLQEEAEQYGDDAASLAMASQILMAENVSQMIAELVGHLGGWQEK is encoded by the coding sequence ATGTGGTTCAAACAAATGACTTTTTACCCAATCGCCACCCAAAAGCTGCCTGAATGGGATAAGCTGGCGGAAAAATTGAACAATTTGCCTTTTGTCCCCGTAACGGGTTTGGATTGGTTTAGCGAAGGCTTTGCGCCCCCCCATGCGTTTTCGCCCGAGCTGGTTTTTGTGGCAGACAAAACATGGTCGGTGGCATTGAAAAAATCGGAAAAGGTGCTGCCTGCGGCGGTGGTGCGCGATATTTTGGCAGAGCGCGTGGCGGAAATTGCCGAAAACGAAGGACGCACTTTGGGGCGCAAAGAAAAATTGGTTTTGAAAGAAAACATCATTGACGAATTGCTGCCACGCGCTTTCACGCGCAACAGCCATGTGCAGGCGATTTGTGCCATGGAGTATGGTTTTTTTCTGGTTAATCAAGCTAATGCGCGTAAGTCGGAAAATTTGGTTTCCAAATTGCGCGAGGCTTTGGGTGGCTTGGACGTGCGTTTGCCCCACACCCAACAATCGCCCAGCAGCCTGATGACCGATTGGCTGTTGCGCGGGCAATGCGATGGCGGCTTTGAATTGGGCGACAGTTGCGAATTGAAAGGTTCGGGCGAGGCTGCGCCTGTGATTAAAATCAACAAGCAAGATTTGGCTGCCGATGAAGTGATTCAACACATCAAAAAAGGCAAAACGGTAACGCAACTGGGCTTGGTGTGGCGCGAACAAATTGCGTTTGTGCTGGCTGACAATTTCACGTTTAAGCGCATGCAATATTTGGACGTTTTGCAAGAAGAAGCCGAACAATATGGCGATGATGCCGCCAGCCTTGCCATGGCATCGCAAATTTTGATGGCGGAAAATGTGTCGCAAATGATTGCGGAATTGGTGGGGCATTTGGGCGGTTGGCAGGAAAAATGA
- a CDS encoding IS630 family transposase — protein MLKTTLMPSNTNVPSVWVLPQVQFVTHSNSSKFQLKKTSQHPKQEPEQRNQYHLKLRFYKKMGYQMVYIDESGFAQTVHRPKGYAPIGRRCYATYDWQIRKQTNAIGALLNGRLFTVALFHHTINRAVFIQWLKEDLIPKLNKKSVLIMDNARFHVGEEIRQLVAQSGHKLLYLPAYSPDLNPIEQYWAYAKNTRRKYMISDIEILFDRYL, from the coding sequence ATGTTGAAAACTACCCTGATGCCTTCCAATACGAACGTGCCAAGCGTTTGGGTGTTACCGCAAGTGCAATTTGTTACGCACTCAAACAGCTCAAAATTTCAGTTAAAAAAGACGAGCCAACACCCAAAACAAGAACCAGAGCAGCGAAATCAGTACCATTTAAAATTGCGTTTTTACAAAAAAATGGGCTATCAAATGGTTTATATTGATGAAAGTGGTTTTGCACAAACCGTTCATCGTCCAAAAGGCTATGCCCCGATTGGGCGGCGTTGTTATGCGACTTACGATTGGCAAATACGTAAACAAACCAATGCAATAGGTGCATTGTTAAATGGGCGTTTGTTTACAGTTGCTTTGTTTCATCATACGATTAATCGTGCGGTTTTTATTCAATGGTTAAAAGAAGATTTAATACCAAAATTGAATAAAAAGAGTGTGTTGATTATGGATAATGCTCGCTTTCATGTCGGTGAAGAGATTCGTCAATTGGTGGCACAAAGTGGGCATAAGCTGCTGTATTTACCTGCATACAGTCCTGATTTGAATCCTATTGAACAATACTGGGCTTATGCCAAAAATACGCGGCGCAAATACATGATTTCTGATATTGAAATTTTATTTGACCGATATTTGTAG
- a CDS encoding YbaB/EbfC family nucleoid-associated protein — MFGKAGLGGLMQQAQKMQENMKKAQAELAQTEVEGQAGNGLVKVVATCSHAIVKLSISPDLIAQATDDAEMLEDLILAALQDAHQKAEATTSARMSQFTAGLPAGMGDFFK; from the coding sequence ATGTTTGGTAAAGCAGGTTTAGGCGGCTTAATGCAACAAGCCCAAAAAATGCAAGAAAACATGAAAAAAGCCCAAGCCGAATTGGCGCAAACCGAAGTGGAAGGTCAAGCTGGCAACGGCTTGGTTAAAGTGGTGGCAACGTGCAGCCACGCCATTGTGAAATTGAGCATCAGCCCCGACTTAATCGCCCAAGCCACCGATGACGCAGAAATGTTGGAAGATTTGATTTTAGCCGCTTTGCAAGACGCACACCAAAAAGCCGAAGCCACCACATCGGCGCGTATGTCGCAATTTACCGCAGGTTTGCCTGCTGGCATGGGCGATTTCTTTAAATAA
- the dcd gene encoding dCTP deaminase, with protein sequence MTIKSDKWIRRMAEQHGMIEPFEPNQIKTLNGEKIISYGTSSYGYDIRCAHEFKIFTNINSTIIDPKNFDPKNFVSVEGDYCIIPPNSFALARTVEYFRIPRNVLTVCLGKSTYARCGIIVNVTPFEPEWEGYVTLEFSNTTPLPAKIYAGEGVAQVLFFESDEICETSYKDRNGKYMGQTGVTLPKT encoded by the coding sequence ATGACCATCAAATCCGACAAATGGATACGCCGCATGGCTGAACAGCACGGCATGATAGAACCATTTGAACCCAATCAAATCAAAACTTTAAATGGCGAAAAAATCATTTCCTATGGCACATCAAGCTATGGCTACGACATTCGCTGCGCCCACGAATTCAAAATTTTTACCAACATCAACAGCACCATCATTGACCCGAAAAATTTTGACCCCAAAAATTTTGTCAGCGTAGAAGGCGATTATTGCATTATTCCGCCCAATTCCTTTGCTTTGGCGCGAACGGTGGAATATTTTCGCATTCCGCGCAATGTTTTGACGGTGTGTTTGGGCAAATCCACTTATGCGCGTTGCGGCATCATCGTGAACGTTACCCCATTTGAACCCGAGTGGGAAGGCTATGTTACGCTGGAATTTTCCAATACCACGCCCCTGCCAGCCAAAATTTACGCAGGCGAAGGCGTGGCGCAAGTCTTGTTTTTTGAAAGCGATGAAATTTGCGAAACGTCCTACAAAGACCGCAATGGCAAATACATGGGGCAAACGGGCGTTACTTTGCCCAAAACTTAA